A genome region from Flavobacterium sp. includes the following:
- a CDS encoding NAD(P)/FAD-dependent oxidoreductase, with amino-acid sequence MCPECLGRGKKSKRLSKKVRLQYQTALEQFEKTKGEGTEPVRPKGYLSPCSKCSGSGLLLSVHNPEPDTENYPHVAIIGAGIGGTALAAACLHRGIPFTLFERDDEFSSRSQGYGLTLQQASKAIEGLGIFSLDEGVISTRHLVHTTEGKVIGEWGIRKWLQSDIKTSPKRTNIHIARQSLRLALLEQTGGHDTVKWGHQLLNFEKTDDESLNLTFNVKGEIKNFKADLVVGADGIRSSVRKLLIDENTAPLRYLGCIVILGICPLSALENLNSSLLDSATVFQTANGNERIYIMPYKADSVMWQLSFPMTEEDAKILSAQGPQALKEEACRRTQWHEPIPQILAATQETLISGYPVYDRELLKPDLLNNAGQATLIGDAAHPMSPFKGQGANQALLDALSLARTITKGCRPFSQWRSAGIRKSVLTEFEAEMLERSAVKVKDSADAAQFLHSDIVLREGDEPRGRCLKRQDL; translated from the coding sequence ATGTGTCCTGAATGTCTTGGACGTGGCAAAAAAAGCAAAAGACTGAGCAAGAAAGTGAGATTGCAATATCAAACGGCACTTGAACAATTTGAAAAAACAAAAGGCGAAGGTACAGAGCCTGTTCGTCCAAAAGGATATTTATCTCCATGTTCTAAATGCAGCGGTTCTGGTTTACTTCTTTCGGTTCATAATCCTGAACCAGATACCGAAAACTATCCTCACGTAGCTATTATTGGCGCCGGCATTGGCGGAACTGCACTTGCTGCTGCCTGCTTGCATCGCGGAATTCCTTTTACTCTTTTTGAACGTGATGATGAGTTTAGTTCCCGATCTCAGGGTTACGGACTCACTTTACAACAAGCCAGTAAAGCGATTGAAGGATTGGGAATTTTTTCGCTTGACGAAGGCGTTATTTCTACAAGGCATTTGGTTCATACAACTGAGGGAAAAGTAATTGGCGAATGGGGAATTAGAAAATGGCTTCAGTCTGATATCAAAACATCGCCTAAACGCACCAATATTCACATTGCAAGACAATCTTTGCGACTGGCTTTACTTGAACAAACCGGCGGACACGATACTGTAAAATGGGGACATCAGCTGTTAAACTTTGAAAAAACGGATGATGAAAGTCTTAATCTGACTTTTAATGTAAAAGGAGAAATCAAGAATTTTAAAGCTGATCTTGTTGTGGGGGCCGATGGTATTCGCAGTTCGGTTAGAAAACTGCTTATTGATGAAAATACAGCACCTTTACGTTATTTAGGATGCATTGTAATATTGGGTATTTGCCCACTTTCAGCACTTGAAAATCTTAATAGTTCGCTCTTAGATTCTGCTACGGTATTTCAAACTGCCAATGGCAACGAACGAATTTACATAATGCCTTATAAAGCCGATTCTGTCATGTGGCAGCTTAGTTTTCCGATGACAGAAGAAGATGCTAAAATTTTAAGTGCACAAGGTCCACAAGCCTTAAAAGAAGAAGCCTGCCGAAGAACACAATGGCACGAACCAATCCCGCAAATTTTAGCTGCAACTCAGGAAACACTTATTTCAGGATATCCTGTTTACGACAGAGAATTACTGAAACCAGATTTGCTTAATAATGCAGGTCAGGCAACTCTTATTGGTGATGCCGCTCACCCAATGAGTCCGTTTAAAGGTCAGGGAGCTAATCAGGCGCTTTTGGATGCCTTATCTCTCGCCCGCACTATTACAAAAGGCTGCAGACCTTTCTCTCAATGGAGATCTGCCGGAATCAGGAAAAGTGTTTTAACTGAATTTGAAGCCGAAATGCTGGAGCGAAGTGCTGTTAAAGTGAAAGATTCTGCTGATGCCGCTCAGTTTCTACATTCGGATATAGTACTTCGTGAAGGCGATGAACCCAGAGGAAGATGCTTAAAAAGACAGGATTTATAA